One window of the Flavobacteriaceae bacterium YJPT1-3 genome contains the following:
- a CDS encoding T9SS type B sorting domain-containing protein yields MGKIGLLVLGLLLNTSVWHANATVALLASAQSCTVLSNPTDGAVNVPTNVTLNWDAVPGVGGYILDIGTSPGGTDILENTNIGFNPFYTLPQGYPENTQIYVTITLFFLNGDPVRCSESSFRTAAYDAIPACTTIIFPEANATGVPINSNITWNYVAQASSYLVYLGTSPGNYDLINGLDVGNVNTYDIPFDLNEETDYYLRVVPVNRLGAASCAEITFGTRDAVVPPGCTTLIYPSDGTSDVPLTPELSWNPVDGATGYYMSIGTSPGATDILDFANLGNQTSTFVLDFESNISVFVTIFPYNEAGVAQGCIEEVFYTALGCGPFIDFESGELIDFSPVIDFPDTFLLCDQELPSILTYEEEVDQVFWYSSPEGSPEVLLSSEEDVLLSQPGRYRIEAVNFVPLSDGSSYSCSSSQFFEVSLSSIATITNVTILNQAVGSQIQIAVEGEGDYEYALAIDGPYQDSPIFNNVDINATTVFVRDRLGCGIAQRTLGQTDGFPSYFTPNGDGINDYWQLRGLASVGEEVRYIRIFDRYGKLLKQISPLSPGWDGTAGGQRMPSSTYWFQAVTISNTEITGYFALKR; encoded by the coding sequence ATGGGGAAGATTGGCCTACTCGTACTGGGGTTACTTTTGAATACTAGCGTTTGGCATGCCAATGCTACTGTTGCACTATTGGCATCCGCGCAAAGCTGCACCGTCTTATCCAATCCAACTGATGGAGCCGTTAATGTCCCGACCAATGTGACCTTAAACTGGGATGCGGTTCCCGGTGTTGGCGGATACATTCTTGACATCGGGACAAGCCCCGGTGGAACCGACATCCTGGAGAATACCAATATTGGATTTAATCCTTTCTACACCTTGCCTCAGGGATATCCTGAAAACACTCAGATTTATGTCACCATCACTTTATTTTTTCTCAATGGTGATCCGGTGCGCTGTTCCGAATCCAGTTTTAGGACCGCCGCTTATGATGCGATTCCCGCCTGTACGACCATCATTTTTCCTGAAGCCAATGCCACCGGTGTTCCCATCAATTCCAATATTACCTGGAATTATGTGGCTCAAGCAAGCAGCTATTTGGTTTATTTGGGAACCAGTCCCGGAAATTATGATTTGATCAATGGGCTAGATGTGGGCAACGTCAACACCTACGACATACCTTTTGATCTCAATGAAGAAACTGATTACTACCTTCGTGTGGTTCCAGTAAATCGATTGGGTGCAGCCAGTTGTGCCGAGATTACCTTTGGAACGCGTGATGCTGTGGTTCCGCCAGGTTGTACCACCCTGATATATCCGTCCGATGGTACTTCAGATGTGCCGCTGACTCCCGAACTCTCCTGGAATCCTGTCGATGGTGCTACTGGTTATTATATGTCTATTGGCACCTCGCCAGGGGCAACGGATATTCTTGATTTTGCCAATCTGGGCAATCAAACCAGCACGTTTGTCCTGGATTTTGAATCGAATATTTCGGTCTTTGTAACCATTTTTCCCTACAATGAAGCCGGGGTGGCTCAAGGATGTATAGAGGAAGTCTTTTATACAGCGCTTGGTTGCGGACCTTTTATTGATTTTGAGAGCGGAGAGTTAATCGATTTCTCACCCGTCATCGATTTCCCGGACACTTTTTTACTCTGCGATCAGGAGTTACCCTCCATCCTCACCTACGAGGAAGAAGTTGATCAGGTCTTCTGGTACAGCAGTCCGGAAGGATCTCCTGAAGTCTTATTATCAAGTGAAGAAGATGTCCTCCTGAGTCAACCGGGACGTTATCGAATTGAAGCCGTGAATTTTGTACCCCTAAGTGATGGAAGTAGTTATTCCTGCTCCAGCAGTCAGTTTTTTGAAGTCTCTTTGTCTTCCATAGCGACTATTACTAATGTGACCATTCTCAATCAGGCTGTGGGCTCACAGATCCAAATCGCAGTAGAAGGAGAGGGCGACTATGAATATGCCTTAGCTATCGATGGACCTTACCAGGACAGCCCTATTTTTAATAATGTCGATATCAATGCAACCACTGTTTTTGTTCGCGACCGACTCGGCTGTGGTATCGCTCAACGAACGCTGGGGCAAACGGATGGTTTTCCAAGCTATTTTACGCCTAATGGCGATGGAATCAATGATTATTGGCAGCTTCGGGGACTGGCATCAGTAGGGGAAGAGGTGCGCTACATTCGGATCTTTGACCGCTATGGAAAATTACTGAAGCAAATCTCCCCCTTGTCCCCGGGTTGGGATGGCACCGCAGGCGGGCAGCGCATGCCCTCATCCACCTATTGGTTTCAGGCAGTCACGATTTCCAATACAGAGATCACAGGTTATTTTGCATTAAAAAGATAA
- a CDS encoding OmpA family protein translates to MKTINKIAFVGSLVLLTSCVSKKKYVELQTELDQTEAQLTKTQVEKEEIEDKYNRIEERVAEYNAKINSLKTENESKFVLVDNGTVMSDRTREGMKSTLAKVNSSELAEAKTLEDSMNLALSYNLKQSLDQSFEGSSQDDIDINIDETVVMITISDQLLFDSGSYRVSKKADDLLSRIASVINSEPTLEVLVEGHTDARTVKEGSYIKDNWDLSTERASAIIRKLQDDFSVDPGKMIAAGRSSYHPLVENDTKENMARNRRTRIVILPNMDKFLALLTADN, encoded by the coding sequence ATGAAAACAATAAATAAAATAGCCTTTGTGGGCAGTCTGGTCCTCTTAACCTCCTGCGTATCCAAAAAGAAATATGTTGAATTACAAACTGAACTTGATCAAACTGAAGCTCAATTGACGAAAACGCAAGTTGAGAAAGAAGAGATCGAAGACAAATACAATCGTATTGAAGAGCGCGTTGCAGAATACAATGCTAAAATCAATTCACTTAAAACAGAAAACGAATCCAAGTTTGTGCTAGTCGATAATGGAACCGTAATGTCCGATCGCACCCGCGAAGGGATGAAGTCGACGCTTGCTAAAGTAAATTCTAGCGAACTGGCTGAGGCAAAAACTTTGGAAGACAGTATGAATCTTGCTTTGTCGTACAATCTTAAACAATCCTTAGATCAAAGTTTTGAAGGATCTTCTCAAGATGATATCGACATCAATATTGATGAAACGGTAGTCATGATCACCATCTCCGACCAATTACTATTCGATAGCGGAAGTTACCGGGTAAGTAAAAAAGCAGATGATCTTTTGAGTCGTATTGCCTCTGTGATTAATTCAGAACCCACACTCGAAGTATTGGTAGAAGGTCATACGGATGCTCGTACGGTGAAGGAAGGATCCTATATCAAGGATAACTGGGATTTGAGTACAGAACGGGCCTCAGCCATTATCCGCAAATTACAGGATGATTTCAGTGTGGATCCCGGCAAGATGATCGCTGCCGGTAGAAGTAGCTATCATCCTCTAGTGGAAAACGATACTAAAGAGAATATGGCGAGAAACCGCAGGACACGTATTGTCATTTTGCCAAATATGGATAAGTTCTTGGCTTTACTTACGGCTGACAACTAA
- a CDS encoding class I SAM-dependent rRNA methyltransferase, whose translation MLKLPNRLAIVLTPAAQKKVKQGHPWIFDQGITRQSDSGANGSLCIIYDHHTRKMIAIGLFDPHSPIRIKVIHQGGAQTIDRSFFEVKINNAFAKRTPLLATDTTAYRLIFGESDGFPGLIADVYDQVLVVKLYSWCWEPYLDTIFELLQKQSGCKVLILRLSRNAQKTASGAYTDGQVVYGSWEAAQSVYFKEYGVQFSANPLRGHKTGHFLDHRENRRRVGELSRGKSVLDVFSYTGGVSVHALVGGATTVTSLDISGPALEQAKKNADLNEFSGEHRTLQGDAFKVMEQLRQQGTSFDVLVIDPPSFAKRAAEVDRAKQSYRSLVHLGASLLKPEGLLLMASCSSRIPAEDFFQLVEEELMKCGKSFVIDDKTLHDIDHPIGFPEAAYLKCGYYQMRP comes from the coding sequence ATGTTGAAACTGCCCAATCGCTTAGCCATTGTCCTGACCCCGGCGGCCCAAAAAAAAGTCAAGCAAGGTCATCCCTGGATTTTTGATCAGGGCATTACCCGACAGTCTGATTCGGGTGCTAACGGTAGTTTGTGCATCATCTACGACCATCACACCCGAAAGATGATTGCCATCGGCCTTTTCGATCCTCATTCACCCATACGGATCAAAGTAATTCATCAAGGTGGGGCTCAGACCATTGATCGCTCCTTTTTTGAAGTTAAAATTAACAACGCTTTCGCGAAAAGAACCCCACTTCTAGCTACAGATACCACTGCTTATCGATTGATTTTTGGAGAAAGCGACGGCTTTCCCGGACTTATAGCTGATGTATACGATCAGGTCTTAGTGGTTAAACTCTACAGCTGGTGTTGGGAACCGTACCTCGACACGATTTTTGAACTACTGCAGAAGCAATCCGGCTGTAAGGTACTAATCCTAAGACTTAGCCGGAATGCACAAAAAACAGCCTCTGGAGCCTACACTGATGGTCAAGTGGTCTATGGGAGCTGGGAAGCAGCACAAAGTGTCTACTTCAAAGAATATGGAGTTCAGTTTTCTGCGAATCCCTTACGCGGACATAAAACGGGTCATTTTTTAGACCATCGCGAAAACCGAAGGCGAGTAGGGGAGCTATCCAGGGGAAAATCAGTACTGGATGTATTTTCTTATACCGGGGGGGTTAGTGTACACGCTTTAGTGGGCGGAGCAACGACGGTGACGAGTTTGGACATTAGCGGTCCAGCATTAGAACAAGCCAAAAAGAATGCGGACTTAAATGAGTTTTCGGGTGAACATCGAACGCTGCAGGGAGATGCCTTTAAAGTGATGGAGCAACTCAGGCAGCAAGGGACATCGTTTGATGTATTGGTCATTGACCCCCCAAGTTTTGCCAAACGAGCTGCAGAAGTAGATCGAGCTAAACAGAGTTATCGTAGCCTGGTGCATTTAGGCGCCTCTCTTCTCAAGCCTGAAGGCCTTTTATTGATGGCAAGTTGCAGTTCGCGCATCCCCGCCGAGGATTTTTTTCAATTGGTGGAAGAAGAATTAATGAAGTGTGGCAAAAGCTTCGTCATTGACGACAAGACGCTACACGATATCGATCACCCCATAGGTTTTCCGGAAGCTGCTTATTTGAAATGTGGATATTACCAAATGCGTCCTTAA
- a CDS encoding DUF2452 domain-containing protein — translation MKEKKPDAVVFDEETQAYNAHLLPYASNVGAPAIKTTDLTHWKNHKINKVNHQLENRFELLKQEYLQLRQDFEDNEMVYSAQFNFEPVMGKSYFLYEKENGSHFLSLIAPEECNFSFKGEFTLTLDGLWERKGANKEKIN, via the coding sequence ATGAAAGAGAAAAAACCGGATGCTGTTGTTTTTGATGAAGAAACACAGGCCTACAACGCACACTTGCTTCCTTACGCCAGTAATGTAGGGGCTCCGGCTATTAAGACTACCGATTTGACCCATTGGAAAAATCACAAAATCAACAAGGTCAATCACCAACTAGAGAACCGCTTCGAACTTTTAAAACAAGAATACCTGCAATTAAGACAGGATTTTGAAGATAATGAAATGGTATACAGTGCTCAGTTTAATTTTGAGCCGGTCATGGGTAAATCTTATTTTCTCTATGAGAAAGAAAATGGTTCGCATTTTCTTTCTTTAATTGCTCCTGAGGAATGCAATTTTAGCTTCAAGGGGGAGTTTACTTTAACGCTAGACGGTTTGTGGGAGCGTAAAGGTGCCAACAAAGAGAAAATTAACTGA
- a CDS encoding RNA polymerase sigma factor RpoD/SigA: MRQLKITKQVTNRESKSLNTYLQDVSKLEMITAEEEVELARKIRDGDQWALEKLTKANLRFVISVAKQYQNQGLTLPDLINEGNVGLVKAAQRFDETRGFKFISYAVWWIRQSILQAISEHARTVRLPLNKIGTISKINKVYAHLEQSLERPPSAAEIAKELDMTIDKVKLAMKNSGRNLSMDAPFQEGENDNNLYDVMRSGESPNPDADLMKESLGTEIERALDTLSPREADVIRLNYGLGGQPQHTLEEIGEIFDLSRERVRQIREKGIRRLRHQSRNKILKSYLG; this comes from the coding sequence ATGAGACAACTTAAAATTACGAAACAGGTTACCAATAGAGAGTCAAAATCCCTCAACACCTACCTGCAAGATGTCAGCAAGCTGGAAATGATTACAGCGGAAGAAGAGGTGGAACTGGCTCGCAAGATACGCGATGGTGACCAGTGGGCTTTGGAAAAATTGACCAAGGCTAATTTGCGTTTCGTGATCTCTGTTGCCAAGCAATATCAAAACCAAGGATTAACCCTACCTGATTTGATCAACGAAGGGAATGTTGGTTTGGTAAAAGCTGCGCAACGTTTCGATGAAACCCGCGGTTTCAAATTTATCTCTTATGCGGTATGGTGGATTCGTCAATCCATCTTACAAGCCATTTCAGAACATGCCAGAACGGTACGTTTACCCTTAAATAAAATTGGTACCATCAGTAAGATCAATAAGGTATACGCTCACTTAGAACAAAGTTTAGAGCGTCCACCTTCTGCTGCTGAGATTGCCAAAGAATTAGACATGACGATTGACAAGGTGAAGCTAGCGATGAAAAACTCCGGTAGAAACCTATCTATGGATGCTCCTTTCCAGGAAGGTGAGAATGATAACAATTTATACGATGTTATGCGTTCAGGTGAATCTCCAAATCCGGATGCGGATTTGATGAAGGAATCGCTCGGAACAGAAATCGAACGTGCACTTGATACCTTATCTCCCAGAGAAGCTGATGTCATTCGTTTGAATTACGGTCTTGGTGGACAGCCACAACATACCCTGGAGGAAATTGGCGAGATTTTCGACTTAAGTCGGGAACGTGTACGTCAAATTCGTGAGAAAGGAATACGCCGTCTACGTCATCAGAGTAGAAATAAAATCCTGAAAAGCTATTTAGGATAA
- a CDS encoding type 1 periplasmic binding fold superfamily protein, translating to MKTIQFFAAAVLTAITFSACSSDDDGPELINEEEVITTMTVTLTPTGTSTGVVTLTSRDEDGDGPNAPEITVSGPLAVNTTYDGAVIFLNETETPEENITLEVEEEGEEHQVFYQFANALGLQFSYTDEDNSGNPIGLEFTLTTTDAAQGNFTVTLRHEPDKAATGVAAGDITNAGGETDFTATFSVTVE from the coding sequence ATGAAAACGATTCAATTTTTTGCTGCAGCTGTTTTAACAGCAATCACCTTTAGCGCTTGTTCCTCTGATGATGACGGACCGGAACTCATCAATGAGGAAGAAGTGATCACCACCATGACCGTGACACTTACCCCCACCGGCACAAGCACCGGCGTTGTTACCTTGACCTCCCGGGATGAAGATGGAGACGGTCCCAATGCTCCTGAAATCACTGTTTCCGGTCCTCTCGCCGTCAATACGACCTATGATGGAGCTGTGATCTTTTTGAATGAGACAGAAACTCCGGAAGAGAATATAACCCTGGAGGTAGAAGAAGAAGGGGAGGAGCATCAGGTATTCTATCAGTTTGCCAATGCACTAGGCTTGCAATTTTCGTATACAGATGAAGATAATTCTGGAAATCCCATTGGTTTAGAATTTACCTTGACTACCACCGATGCAGCCCAAGGCAACTTTACGGTCACCCTACGTCATGAACCTGATAAGGCCGCAACAGGAGTTGCCGCCGGGGATATCACCAATGCTGGTGGAGAAACAGACTTCACGGCAACCTTTTCGGTGACTGTTGAATAA
- a CDS encoding TonB-dependent receptor has translation MKPICIVPFLLWGSLLIAQNCNLSIEGTVQDFHDGDPLFNATIIWNDGEGATVTNFDGTFSITDLCPGKYTLFIQHPRCNDETFELDLQQSIERTFRLEHHTEELMEVTVSGEKYGDETQSGNEVKLSADQLESFSGGSLGDALSSLPGISSLNTGSTIVKPVIQGLHSSRIILINQGTRLEDQEWGVEHAPNIDLNSAGNVTVIKGAAALRYGGDAVGGVIVTDARIAPVKDTLYGKTILNARTNGRGTSLSSNLIRAWASGWYAKAQGTLKVLGDQEAPDYVLSNTGLREKNFSLGFGLNEFDYGFDVYYSLFDAEIGILRASHVGGVSDLVRAINSEAPNFQEDFTYDINAPKQNARHHLARLSVFKRFESAGKLSLDYSFQSNNRLEFDIRRGDDRDKPALDLLLTTHKINANFVADAVSTMKHFFGLSAGYQENFPDPDTGVRRLIPDYERWDFGAYASTEYAWNDRLALDAGIRYDFQRIDAQKFYQTSRWEERGYQEDFGDRVLETFDNQLLVNPVFDFNNFSATLGLRYQLKNDWILKSNFSWATRAPNPAELFSDGLHHSAAIIELGDLRLEQEQSFKWSAAFEGSQAALSWSVSPYLNKINNFILLQPIGVEQTTRGAFPVYEYSQVDALLAGVDISASYTISDLWKARSSLAYVYGQDQTLDRPLIDMPPANWTSSLHYQQSDWNNFRVSVTNQTVFEQNRFPDNDFTATIIEDGAQVERRVNVSQPPEAYSLFHLAASMTFAVTEKSMMEVGLGVDNVLNTEYRQYLNRQRYFVDDLGRNFSLQLKINY, from the coding sequence ATGAAACCTATTTGTATAGTACCTTTTCTCCTCTGGGGAAGTTTGTTAATAGCTCAAAATTGTAATTTAAGTATAGAAGGAACCGTTCAGGATTTTCACGACGGTGATCCTTTATTCAATGCTACCATCATCTGGAACGATGGGGAAGGAGCTACGGTAACCAATTTTGACGGTACTTTTTCAATAACCGATTTATGTCCCGGTAAGTACACCCTTTTCATTCAACATCCCCGCTGTAACGATGAGACCTTTGAATTGGATCTGCAGCAATCCATTGAGCGTACCTTTCGCCTGGAGCATCATACCGAAGAATTAATGGAAGTCACAGTGAGTGGCGAAAAATACGGAGATGAGACTCAATCGGGCAATGAAGTTAAACTCAGTGCAGATCAATTAGAATCCTTTAGTGGAGGCTCTTTAGGGGATGCTTTAAGCTCGCTTCCGGGTATTTCCTCACTAAATACAGGAAGTACGATCGTAAAACCGGTCATTCAAGGACTTCATAGCAGTCGGATCATTTTGATCAATCAAGGTACGCGACTCGAGGACCAGGAATGGGGGGTCGAGCACGCGCCCAATATTGACCTGAATTCAGCCGGCAATGTGACCGTGATCAAAGGCGCAGCTGCTTTACGCTATGGAGGAGATGCGGTAGGCGGCGTGATCGTGACTGATGCGCGTATCGCACCAGTTAAGGATACCTTATACGGGAAAACCATTCTGAATGCCCGCACTAATGGTAGAGGAACGAGTTTAAGCTCGAATTTGATCAGAGCCTGGGCTTCTGGCTGGTACGCCAAGGCGCAAGGAACATTGAAAGTTTTGGGTGACCAGGAAGCTCCGGATTATGTCCTCTCGAATACAGGCTTACGCGAAAAGAATTTCTCGCTAGGCTTCGGCTTGAATGAATTCGACTATGGCTTTGACGTGTATTACAGCTTATTTGATGCTGAAATCGGGATACTGAGAGCCTCCCATGTAGGAGGAGTAAGTGATCTGGTTCGTGCCATCAATTCTGAAGCACCAAACTTTCAGGAAGACTTTACCTACGACATCAATGCACCAAAACAGAACGCCAGACACCACTTGGCGCGTTTAAGCGTTTTCAAACGTTTTGAGAGTGCAGGGAAACTATCGCTGGATTATAGCTTTCAAAGCAATAACCGATTGGAATTTGACATCCGCCGAGGGGATGATCGAGATAAACCGGCACTGGATCTCCTGTTGACCACCCATAAAATTAATGCCAATTTTGTTGCGGATGCGGTCAGTACGATGAAGCACTTTTTTGGACTTTCGGCGGGCTATCAGGAAAACTTTCCGGATCCGGATACCGGGGTGCGCCGACTCATTCCGGACTATGAGCGCTGGGATTTTGGAGCCTATGCTTCCACCGAGTATGCATGGAATGATCGATTGGCTCTGGATGCCGGAATTCGGTATGATTTTCAGCGCATTGATGCTCAGAAATTTTATCAGACGTCGCGCTGGGAGGAGCGTGGTTATCAAGAGGATTTTGGTGATCGGGTATTGGAAACCTTCGATAATCAATTGCTGGTGAATCCAGTATTCGACTTCAACAATTTCTCTGCTACCCTGGGGCTACGCTATCAACTCAAAAACGACTGGATATTGAAATCCAATTTTAGTTGGGCCACCCGAGCCCCAAATCCGGCAGAATTGTTCAGTGACGGTCTGCACCATTCGGCCGCCATCATTGAACTGGGAGATCTGCGTTTGGAGCAGGAACAATCATTCAAATGGAGTGCTGCATTTGAAGGATCTCAAGCCGCACTGAGTTGGTCGGTGAGCCCGTATCTCAATAAGATCAATAATTTTATTCTACTGCAGCCTATTGGAGTTGAGCAGACCACCCGGGGAGCCTTTCCGGTTTATGAGTACAGTCAGGTAGATGCCTTATTGGCGGGCGTTGACATCAGTGCGAGTTACACCATCTCTGACTTATGGAAAGCACGATCCTCTTTGGCTTATGTGTACGGACAGGATCAGACCTTGGATCGGCCATTGATCGATATGCCTCCGGCCAACTGGACCAGTTCACTGCACTATCAGCAATCCGACTGGAATAACTTTCGCGTAAGCGTGACCAATCAGACCGTTTTTGAACAAAATCGATTTCCTGACAACGACTTTACCGCCACCATTATTGAAGATGGAGCCCAGGTGGAACGAAGGGTCAACGTAAGTCAACCTCCAGAAGCCTACAGTCTTTTTCATCTGGCCGCCAGCATGACATTTGCAGTCACTGAGAAATCCATGATGGAAGTAGGTCTTGGTGTAGATAACGTATTGAACACGGAATATCGTCAATACCTGAATCGTCAACGGTACTTCGTGGACGATCTGGGTCGAAACTTTAGTCTTCAATTAAAAATTAATTACTAA
- a CDS encoding dipeptidase, with translation MKKSILALFCLMVFSACQEQTKELTEEHLIAKAQQIHEAVITLDTHCDINVANFTDSINYTQDLDTQVTLPKMKAGGLDVAWFIVYTGQDSLNASGYQRAYDNAISKFEAIHRLCEEIAPREIGLALTSEEVREIHESGRKVAMIGIENGYPVGLDLGNVAKFYDMGGRYMSLAHNGHSQLSDSNTGEEDDEWLHNGLSELGKEVIREMNRVGMMIDVSHPSKEAMRQMIALTKAPIIASHSSARGLAEHSRNLDDEQLQWMKDNGGVVQTVAFKSYLEIEKNKARAEAEQKLAAKIADSMGGRWLDRSEIRELDADAREEYFKFYRSMKPILDAQLAAARDLPPAVNVADFVDHIDYLVEKMGIDHVGISSDFDGGGGVEGWSDASETFNVTLELVRRGYSQKDIEQLWSGNLLRVLDEVQQIAKEWDEA, from the coding sequence ATGAAAAAATCAATACTTGCATTGTTTTGCCTAATGGTATTCTCTGCTTGCCAGGAGCAAACCAAGGAGCTTACCGAAGAACACTTAATTGCGAAAGCCCAGCAAATCCATGAGGCCGTCATCACCTTGGACACCCATTGCGACATCAATGTTGCTAATTTTACAGATTCTATTAATTATACCCAGGATCTGGATACCCAGGTAACCCTACCCAAGATGAAAGCCGGCGGACTCGATGTAGCTTGGTTTATCGTGTATACGGGACAAGATTCTTTAAATGCTTCCGGGTATCAAAGAGCCTACGATAATGCCATTTCCAAATTTGAGGCTATTCATCGCCTTTGTGAAGAAATCGCTCCTAGAGAAATTGGACTGGCCCTTACCTCAGAAGAAGTAAGAGAAATTCATGAGTCCGGTCGAAAGGTGGCCATGATCGGTATCGAGAACGGATATCCCGTGGGACTAGACCTTGGCAATGTTGCTAAATTTTATGACATGGGTGGACGTTATATGTCGCTTGCCCATAATGGACATAGCCAGTTGAGTGACTCCAACACCGGAGAAGAAGACGATGAGTGGTTGCACAATGGTTTGAGCGAATTGGGGAAAGAAGTGATTCGCGAGATGAATCGCGTGGGCATGATGATTGACGTATCACACCCCAGTAAAGAAGCCATGCGGCAAATGATTGCATTGACCAAGGCTCCTATCATCGCTTCACACTCATCTGCTAGAGGTTTGGCGGAGCACAGCAGAAATCTGGATGACGAACAATTGCAGTGGATGAAAGATAATGGCGGGGTGGTACAAACCGTCGCTTTTAAGTCGTATCTGGAGATCGAAAAGAATAAAGCACGGGCGGAAGCAGAGCAAAAATTAGCAGCAAAGATTGCCGACAGTATGGGCGGGCGCTGGCTCGACCGTTCAGAGATCAGAGAATTAGATGCCGACGCACGTGAGGAATATTTTAAATTTTATCGCTCTATGAAACCCATACTCGATGCACAGCTTGCTGCGGCCAGAGACTTACCTCCTGCGGTCAATGTAGCCGATTTTGTAGATCACATCGATTATCTGGTTGAAAAAATGGGTATTGACCACGTTGGGATCAGTTCTGACTTTGACGGCGGTGGAGGTGTAGAAGGCTGGAGTGACGCCTCTGAAACTTTCAATGTCACCTTAGAATTGGTACGCCGTGGATATAGTCAGAAGGACATTGAACAATTGTGGAGCGGCAATCTGCTTCGCGTATTGGACGAAGTACAGCAGATTGCCAAGGAGTGGGATGAGGCTTAA